The DNA region CCTATCTTCCTCTTTATTTGGGAAGCACTAAAACCTCAACCGGGTAAATTCAAGATACAGGCGGGAACACACGGGAAAGGGGTAGCTTCAGAACTTCACGGGCATCCTCTCCTCCATCCCCTTAAACCCGTAGCAGAGGAAGATACTGTACTTCCTGAGAACCTGATCGCCCTCCCTCACCACAAGGGTCCTTTTCTCGTACCTCTCAAAGTACCTCTTCATGTCGGCAGGCATGGGATCATCACCCGTCCGCACAAATATTGCATTATACCCACTGAAATCATAGAAGCCCGGCCAGATATCATACTGGCTCATTCTCCTGTCGCGGTTCACACAGTACGTCACCGGGTGTCCCTTCACATAAAAGGCAAGCTCTGAGGTAACCTGATACCGGTCTGAAAAGATAAAGTACGGTTTCTCCATCCCGGTGGCAAGTCTGCTCACCTCACTGCCGAGGGCCTCCCAACCCCTCAGGCGTGATGAGGGGTCCATCTTTACGGGTATGCCGATCGACATGGGATAGTGGGCAACAATGGTAACCACGAATGCAAGCATGAATCCGGATGCAAGGAGGGCCTTACGGGCCTTTCCCATAATACTCCACGAGAGCACTGTATAAATCCCAAGTGCGACAATGCCTGAAATGTAGGCAGGAAGCGCCCAGTTTGCCTGGACCTTCCCCTGGAGGCTCTTCATAAGAAAAAAAACAAGGGTCGGCAGCATTAACCAGAGGAGAAAATCACCATCTCTCCACCGTTTCTTCAGGGAAAAAACAGATAAAATCATCGCAACAAAAACAACAGGTGTAATAACGCCCAACTGAGAAGCAAGAAACTCCAGAAATCTCAGGGGCGTAATCCTGATCCCGGCGGAAAGGTGAGCCTGTCCCGCCGTGTGAAGGAATGTAACCCAGTTGTGCTCCGCATTCCAGATTATAACCGGCAGTGTACACAGCACGCTGATCAAAACGGCAAGCCAGGGTCCAGGCCTCTTTAATATCCCCCTCCTGCCCTTGTGTGAAATAAAGAAAAGAAAAGCTGAAAGGACAAAAAAGACCATTGTGTATTTAACGAGAAACCCTATCCCCACCGACAGCCCGAGACCGGCCCACAGCAACAACCTCTGTCCCCCTGTCTCCCATCCCCTATATGCATACCAGAGCAGGGCAAGTGAGAGGGACCAGAGGAATATCAGGGGAGAGTCAATGGTGTTTACTATTCCGTATGCGGAAAACAGCGGTATTACCTGTATAAGCAATCCCGCTGTAAGGGCCGAATAGTCGGACTCCCTCTCTCCAAGACCGTGGTAACGGGCGATATCGCGGGTAAGGCAGTACAATATTACGGAGCTTAAAAGACTGAACAGGATGGCGGGAAACCGTACCCCGAAGACCGTGTCACCAAACACGGAGGTGGAAAGGGCTATTATATAGGCAATACCCGGTCCCTTGGAATAATAGCTGAGGTCGAGCCGTCGCGACCAGTCCCAGTATTGAGCCTCATCCGGACTCAGATCCATCGGACCGGTCAGGACATAAAAGATCCTCAAGAGGGTGAACGACAGCAGTACGGTTACCAGTATCGTCGTTTCCGGGGATCTTCGATATGCAGAAGGTACAACTTTAGCTGCTGCTATCACAACAACCCCCGTGACCACGCCGAGGAGACCTCCCGCAAGTACATCCGATGGATAATGGACGCCGACATAGACCCTCGAGAAGGAAACTGCAACGGCAACGAGCAGCAAATAAAAAACTACAAAAACCCTCTCACGTCCGCAGAGACGTCTCCATATCATATACGAAAGGACTGTAGCAACAGAGAATACGTTCGTCGCATGCCCCGAGGGCATGGAGCCCGACCCTCCCCTGCCCACAAGTGTAATGGCATCACCAAGGACGGAAAAGGGGCGTTCTCTCCCTATGAGGTCCTTCAGAACGTGAGCGCTACCGTCACCAAGCAGGAGGGCAAGGAATGATAAAAGCACCGAAAGGATAAAGACCCTTCTGTCACGGAAGAGGATGTAGAGCAGTACGGGTAAGATGAAATAAATGACATTGCTTGTCACAAAGGGCATTAAGAGGTCTAAACTGCTGTTTGAGAGGGAGTGGTTGATGAGATAAAAAAACCGTCTGTCAAGGAACTCAAGGCCTGTCATCAAGAATTTCTTTCACCTTTTCCCTCAAGTCGCTGATCCTGAAGGGCTTCTGGATGAAAACCATATCATCCACTTCCCGGGAACCGCTGATAACCAGAAACCGCACATCAGGATAATGCCCGACGGAGGCACTCATTATCTCATCCTTTGTGATATCATCCATGTGAAGATCAAGCATAACGAGATCGACCTTGCCTGAGGCAATTGCATCCATAAACTCCAGCCTGTTAACCGCGGTAATTACCTCATAACCGACTCTCTCAAGGGCCTTTGAAATGGATTTCAGCACTAAGGGTTCATCATCAACAACCAGTATCCTGGCTCCCATGGATAAAAGTTTAACATGTATTCAGGGGTTTAGACAAGAAAAAACATGGGTTCCGGAGGATTG from bacterium BMS3Abin08 includes:
- the ybjG gene encoding putative undecaprenyl-diphosphatase YbjG; translated protein: MTGLEFLDRRFFYLINHSLSNSSLDLLMPFVTSNVIYFILPVLLYILFRDRRVFILSVLLSFLALLLGDGSAHVLKDLIGRERPFSVLGDAITLVGRGGSGSMPSGHATNVFSVATVLSYMIWRRLCGRERVFVVFYLLLVAVAVSFSRVYVGVHYPSDVLAGGLLGVVTGVVVIAAAKVVPSAYRRSPETTILVTVLLSFTLLRIFYVLTGPMDLSPDEAQYWDWSRRLDLSYYSKGPGIAYIIALSTSVFGDTVFGVRFPAILFSLLSSVILYCLTRDIARYHGLGERESDYSALTAGLLIQVIPLFSAYGIVNTIDSPLIFLWSLSLALLWYAYRGWETGGQRLLLWAGLGLSVGIGFLVKYTMVFFVLSAFLFFISHKGRRGILKRPGPWLAVLISVLCTLPVIIWNAEHNWVTFLHTAGQAHLSAGIRITPLRFLEFLASQLGVITPVVFVAMILSVFSLKKRWRDGDFLLWLMLPTLVFFLMKSLQGKVQANWALPAYISGIVALGIYTVLSWSIMGKARKALLASGFMLAFVVTIVAHYPMSIGIPVKMDPSSRLRGWEALGSEVSRLATGMEKPYFIFSDRYQVTSELAFYVKGHPVTYCVNRDRRMSQYDIWPGFYDFSGYNAIFVRTGDDPMPADMKRYFERYEKRTLVVREGDQVLRKYSIFLCYGFKGMEERMPVKF
- the spo0F_2 gene encoding sporulation initiation phosphotransferase F → MGARILVVDDEPLVLKSISKALERVGYEVITAVNRLEFMDAIASGKVDLVMLDLHMDDITKDEIMSASVGHYPDVRFLVISGSREVDDMVFIQKPFRISDLREKVKEILDDRP